In one window of Blastocatellia bacterium DNA:
- a CDS encoding MFS transporter: MTRHSGSLYALAVLFAINTMNFFDRQILGAVTEPIRKEWNLSDTQIGALNTAFTLLYAFVGVPLGRLADKGTRTRILAAGVFVWSLLTAASGLARSFWQLFVLRLGVGVGEATCAPAGTSLIGDYFPAKDRAKALSIFMLGLPVGIALSFAVSSSIARAYGWRPSFYVAGIPGLICAALALLIREPTRGASEAHSIGANRREGSPYKLVLSTPTMWWIILSGALHNFNMYAIGSFLSPFLMRYHGVDIREAGFISMIVFGLSGIPGLILGGWLGDAITRRATNGRLLVATGSLLLSVPLIFLALDQPRGATLAFTTFMGLGCAVMYVYYATVYSTIQDVIEPSLRGTAMALYFFAMYLLGASFGPLATGLASDYFTEQAARAAGIFDATRQALEPFRDEGLHSAMYLIPSLALILTGILYAGSRTVSKDMQKLQQWMRQQTALEAQPSADA; the protein is encoded by the coding sequence ATGACGCGGCATTCGGGAAGTCTCTATGCCTTAGCAGTGCTCTTCGCCATCAACACGATGAATTTCTTCGACCGCCAGATTCTTGGCGCCGTCACCGAGCCGATTCGGAAAGAGTGGAACCTGAGCGATACCCAGATCGGAGCCTTGAACACGGCATTCACGCTTCTTTATGCGTTTGTCGGCGTTCCACTGGGACGACTGGCGGACAAGGGAACGCGCACGCGCATTCTCGCGGCGGGCGTCTTTGTCTGGAGCCTTCTCACGGCGGCATCGGGCTTGGCCCGCTCGTTCTGGCAACTATTCGTGCTCCGGCTGGGCGTCGGCGTCGGCGAGGCCACATGCGCTCCTGCCGGGACGTCGCTCATCGGCGATTATTTCCCGGCCAAGGATCGGGCGAAAGCCCTCTCCATCTTCATGCTCGGCTTGCCGGTTGGCATCGCGCTCAGCTTCGCCGTCAGCAGTTCCATTGCGCGCGCCTACGGCTGGCGACCATCTTTTTATGTCGCAGGAATCCCCGGCCTGATCTGCGCCGCGTTAGCCCTGCTCATTCGAGAACCGACGCGAGGGGCTTCGGAAGCACACAGCATCGGAGCGAATCGCCGAGAGGGATCACCCTACAAACTCGTCCTCAGCACTCCGACGATGTGGTGGATCATCCTCTCCGGGGCTCTTCACAACTTCAACATGTACGCGATTGGGTCGTTTCTCTCTCCGTTCCTCATGCGCTATCACGGCGTTGACATCCGGGAGGCCGGCTTCATCTCGATGATCGTTTTCGGCCTTTCGGGGATTCCCGGTCTGATTCTGGGAGGATGGCTCGGCGACGCGATCACCCGGCGGGCGACGAATGGGCGATTGCTGGTGGCGACGGGTTCGTTGCTACTGTCGGTCCCGCTGATCTTTCTGGCGCTCGATCAGCCGCGCGGAGCGACGCTGGCGTTCACGACATTCATGGGGTTGGGCTGCGCCGTCATGTATGTTTATTACGCCACCGTCTACTCGACCATCCAGGATGTCATCGAGCCGTCCCTCCGGGGAACGGCGATGGCCCTCTATTTCTTCGCCATGTACCTGCTCGGAGCCTCGTTCGGTCCGCTGGCGACGGGACTGGCCAGCGACTACTTCACCGAGCAGGCGGCTCGCGCCGCGGGGATCTTCGATGCGACGCGCCAGGCATTAGAACCGTTCCGAGACGAAGGGTTGCACTCGGCGATGTATCTCATCCCCTCGCTCGCCCTCATCCTGACGGGAATTCTGTACGCCGGGTCCCG
- a CDS encoding cytochrome c3 family protein: MAPVLLILLFLGATASAERARDRHRSQKGRHHIVSSGRIHDLSGSERDAPLTSVKVRGEDQCVACHAKRDEWLVVLYRESTHGRTGFACTICHAGDSSTSDQRRAHMNGFVGRPTPDQTLMICRPCHTRIVEVFTTSRHYRERQRIARLDCVHCHGAHAIGGIRANISFAYVCAGCHGLEYLPALPSEFQTLVQKRDELTPLLPILSRPRSDELLARRDEIRAGIAALVHATDSASAMKEIPRLVERIEELKRLLEKERKE, translated from the coding sequence ATGGCGCCTGTCCTCCTCATCCTGCTGTTTCTCGGCGCGACAGCATCAGCCGAGAGAGCAAGGGATCGCCACCGCTCGCAAAAAGGGCGACATCACATCGTTTCGAGCGGGCGCATCCATGATCTGTCAGGGTCGGAGCGGGATGCACCTTTGACCTCCGTTAAGGTCAGAGGCGAAGATCAGTGCGTAGCCTGTCACGCCAAACGCGATGAATGGCTCGTTGTCCTCTATCGAGAGAGCACACATGGCCGAACAGGGTTCGCCTGCACCATCTGTCACGCGGGAGACTCTTCGACAAGCGATCAGCGAAGGGCTCACATGAACGGCTTTGTGGGCCGGCCAACGCCCGATCAAACGTTGATGATCTGTCGCCCGTGCCATACCCGGATTGTTGAGGTCTTCACAACGAGCCGTCACTACAGAGAACGGCAGCGAATTGCCCGGCTCGATTGCGTTCACTGTCACGGGGCTCATGCCATCGGCGGCATCCGAGCGAATATAAGCTTCGCCTATGTGTGTGCCGGGTGTCACGGACTGGAATATCTCCCGGCGCTCCCATCGGAGTTCCAGACCCTTGTGCAAAAACGCGACGAATTAACGCCCCTGCTCCCCATCCTTTCGAGGCCCCGCAGCGATGAACTTCTCGCCCGCCGCGACGAAATCCGGGCAGGGATCGCCGCCCTGGTTCATGCAACGGATAGCGCCAGCGCCATGAAGGAGATCCCTCGTCTGGTCGAGCGCATCGAGGAGCTGAAACGCCTGCTGGAGAAGGAGAGAAAAGAGTGA